In the Carboxydothermus hydrogenoformans Z-2901 genome, one interval contains:
- a CDS encoding glycosyltransferase — MNKKICFITCVNNNKLYEECLKYINNLRVPEGYEIEIKIIKNAKSLTSGYNEGMLSSDAKYKVYLHQDTFIINKNFINDILKIFDKDKTIGMIGVVGAKTLPINAVWWHSNKKYGKVYENRTGEIELLAFNEVEGDFEEVKVIDGLIMITQYDIPWREDIFTGWHFYDLSQCMEFMKRGFKIVIPKQNEPWCIHNCGFIEIKDDYEKYRKIFLNEYPLNKYSSVYDYFYNERQEIISLIESKASRVLDVGCAAGLLGKKLKTERPGTIVYGVEINRDIAQEAEQYLDKVLVGDIYEKINELPDRFFDTIILADVIEHLNVPEVIIKKLKSKLAHNGEFIISVPNFRHWSVIMKILFGDLSYEEAGIMDKTHLRIFTKYIIHNMMKNLNLEVIKISKNVVPLEANQKEILIKLLGAFALDVRSFAADIDTYQYIYKVKPREYLRFSKLTSIIILTLNNYEISKQCIESVLKFTNLPFELIIVDNGSTETQLLEYLKNLQERRDDVKVYFLPENVGYGLGNNFGLLHSVGKYVVFLNNDTIVTPDWLEKLIIDLNMDEKTGLIGPRTNYVSGEQIVNKVNYKNMNELLEFANKWEAVNYREVTETKKLVGFCLLAKREVIEKIGGFDPLFEIGNFEDDDLCRRAYLAGFKLKIADDVFIHHYGSKTFISEKINYDEIMKKNREKYLKKWEVFNEIVKTNYLSIIENFLFIKLVKDREDFGIPENREVLFLALGKNDNNLDETLISKLIKKINENEILVILVDDNQNHEEVEEKLIKAITMAGFTPEDCPDVLLHYSKSYFYDLISLIKLAKACIVIDERTKKWAEVFDKDKVDID, encoded by the coding sequence TTGAATAAAAAAATATGTTTTATAACATGTGTAAATAATAATAAACTATATGAAGAGTGTTTAAAATATATAAATAATTTAAGGGTTCCCGAGGGATATGAAATCGAAATAAAAATAATAAAAAATGCGAAAAGTCTAACATCAGGTTATAATGAAGGGATGCTAAGTAGTGATGCAAAATATAAAGTATATTTGCACCAAGATACATTTATCATAAATAAAAACTTTATAAATGATATATTAAAAATATTTGATAAAGATAAAACAATAGGTATGATTGGGGTAGTTGGAGCGAAAACTTTACCGATAAATGCTGTATGGTGGCATTCAAATAAAAAATATGGAAAAGTTTATGAAAATCGAACTGGTGAGATTGAATTATTGGCATTTAATGAGGTTGAAGGAGATTTTGAAGAAGTAAAGGTAATTGATGGACTGATTATGATAACGCAATATGATATTCCCTGGAGAGAAGATATATTTACTGGCTGGCACTTTTATGACTTGTCGCAATGTATGGAATTTATGAAAAGAGGATTCAAAATAGTTATTCCAAAACAAAATGAGCCGTGGTGTATTCATAATTGTGGTTTTATAGAGATAAAAGATGATTATGAAAAATATAGAAAAATATTTTTAAATGAATACCCCTTGAATAAATATTCATCTGTTTATGATTACTTTTACAATGAACGACAAGAAATTATTTCTCTTATTGAGTCTAAAGCCAGTAGAGTTTTAGATGTAGGTTGTGCTGCTGGTTTATTAGGGAAGAAGCTAAAAACTGAGAGGCCTGGAACTATTGTCTATGGTGTAGAAATTAATCGAGATATTGCCCAAGAAGCAGAGCAGTACCTTGATAAGGTATTAGTGGGAGACATTTATGAAAAGATAAATGAGCTACCTGACCGTTTTTTCGATACAATTATTCTTGCTGATGTTATCGAACATTTAAATGTGCCAGAAGTTATTATTAAGAAATTAAAAAGTAAATTGGCTCACAATGGGGAATTTATTATTAGTGTTCCAAATTTTCGTCATTGGTCTGTAATTATGAAAATTTTATTTGGCGATTTATCATATGAGGAAGCTGGAATAATGGATAAAACTCACTTACGTATTTTTACGAAATATATTATTCATAATATGATGAAAAATCTTAATTTAGAAGTTATTAAAATTAGTAAAAATGTTGTGCCACTTGAAGCAAATCAGAAAGAAATTTTAATAAAATTACTAGGAGCGTTTGCATTAGATGTAAGAAGCTTTGCTGCTGATATTGATACTTATCAGTATATATATAAGGTAAAACCAAGAGAATATTTACGGTTCTCAAAATTAACTTCAATAATTATCTTAACACTTAATAACTATGAAATATCGAAACAATGCATTGAATCGGTATTGAAATTTACGAATTTGCCTTTTGAATTAATTATTGTGGATAATGGTTCAACGGAAACTCAGTTACTTGAATATTTAAAAAATTTACAGGAAAGGCGAGATGATGTTAAAGTTTATTTTCTTCCCGAAAATGTGGGTTATGGGCTTGGTAATAATTTTGGTTTATTACATTCTGTGGGTAAATATGTGGTTTTTTTGAACAATGATACAATTGTTACACCTGATTGGCTAGAAAAGTTAATTATAGATTTGAATATGGATGAAAAAACCGGATTAATTGGGCCGCGAACAAACTATGTTTCGGGAGAACAAATTGTTAATAAAGTAAATTACAAAAATATGAATGAATTATTGGAATTTGCCAACAAATGGGAAGCGGTTAATTACCGTGAAGTTACAGAGACAAAAAAACTTGTAGGTTTTTGCCTTCTTGCTAAAAGAGAAGTGATTGAGAAAATTGGTGGTTTTGATCCTTTATTTGAAATCGGAAACTTTGAGGATGATGATTTATGTAGAAGAGCCTATCTAGCCGGTTTTAAACTTAAAATTGCTGATGATGTGTTTATTCATCATTATGGGAGTAAAACATTTATTTCGGAAAAAATTAATTATGATGAAATTATGAAAAAAAATAGAGAAAAATATTTAAAGAAATGGGAAGTGTTTAATGAAATAGTTAAAACCAATTATTTAAGTATAATTGAAAACTTTTTATTTATAAAGTTAGTGAAGGATAGGGAGGATTTTGGAATACCAGAAAATAGAGAGGTTTTATTCTTGGCATTAGGAAAAAATGACAATAATTTAGATGAAACATTAATATCTAAATTAATTAAAAAAATAAATGAAAATGAAATTTTAGTGATTTTAGTAGATGACAATCAAAATCATGAAGAAGTGGAGGAAAAATTAATAAAAGCTATTACAATGGCTGGGTTTACTCCTGAAGATTGTCCAGACGTATTACTGCATTATAGTAAAAGTTATTTTTATGATCTAATAAGTTTAATTAAACTGGCGAAGGCGTGTATTGTTATCGATGAAAGAACTAAAAAATGGGCAGAAGTTTTTGACAAAGATAAGGTTGATATAGATTAA
- a CDS encoding flagellin: MSLRINNNIEALNAWRALNSTSNALQKSMEKLSSGLRINRAGDDAAGLAISEKLRAQIRGLNQAIRNAQDGISLIQTAEGGLSEIQNILQRMRELGVQAANGTLNNQDISAITTELNQLFNEIDRIAGATEFNTKNLLAVSTGLVVTLQVGANAGQVIAFTIDNAGTASLGLSSADLAINDNASASAFISKVDSALQKVSTYRANLGSIQNRLEHTIANLGIASENLSASESRIRDVDMAAEMMNFTKNQILQQAGVAILAQANQAPQAVLQLLR; the protein is encoded by the coding sequence ATGAGTCTTAGAATCAACAACAATATTGAAGCATTAAATGCGTGGAGAGCGCTTAATAGCACTTCAAATGCTTTACAAAAATCGATGGAAAAGCTTTCATCCGGTTTACGGATTAACCGTGCTGGAGATGATGCTGCTGGATTGGCTATTTCGGAAAAGTTAAGAGCGCAGATTCGTGGCTTAAACCAAGCGATTAGAAATGCTCAAGACGGTATTTCTTTAATTCAAACTGCTGAAGGTGGCTTGAGCGAAATTCAAAATATCTTGCAACGGATGCGAGAGCTGGGAGTTCAAGCGGCAAACGGTACTTTAAACAATCAAGACATTTCAGCGATTACGACTGAGCTTAATCAATTATTTAACGAAATTGATAGAATTGCTGGGGCCACAGAATTTAACACCAAGAATTTGTTGGCTGTATCTACTGGTTTAGTAGTAACTTTACAAGTTGGAGCAAATGCAGGTCAAGTTATTGCGTTTACCATTGATAATGCCGGTACAGCTTCTTTAGGCTTGAGTTCAGCTGACTTAGCTATTAATGATAATGCATCTGCAAGTGCGTTTATTAGTAAAGTAGATTCTGCATTACAAAAGGTATCTACCTATAGAGCTAACCTCGGTTCAATACAAAACCGCTTAGAACATACCATTGCTAACTTAGGTATAGCATCTGAAAACCTTAGTGCTTCTGAGTCCCGGATTAGAGACGTTGATATGGCTGCAGAAATGATGAACTTTACTAAGAACCAAATCTTACAACAAGCTGGTGTTGCTATCTTAGCTCAAGCTAACCAGGCGCCGCAAGCGGTTTTACAGCTTCTCCGATAA
- a CDS encoding glycosyltransferase, whose protein sequence is MGEKKLSVCMIVKDEERYIRNCLESVQDIADEIVVVDTGSTDNTKAIANDFGAKIFDFPWVDDFSAARNFSLEKATGDWVLLLDADEELDVSSKDKVLELVNKNENVAYLVNVINFLDFTKQRTVTAKRMLLFPMRAEPYFINPIHEQLRFKKNVEIRDSTIIIKHYGYIPETVSTKKKSERNISILKKIANNSVENINVEIKAFNYYNLGVEYYRKQEYEKALQNFQKSFLLIRKKEPGFKYALIWHIVNSLINLKKFQEALKVIEDAEQLYPWYVDLVYFKGVVYYSQRSYKKAIETFMKCLEIGESLETSIFHYDGTGSYLASYGIGSCEEALGNYNKALVFYEMSLAQNYILAVIPILKL, encoded by the coding sequence ATGGGAGAAAAAAAACTATCGGTTTGCATGATTGTAAAAGACGAGGAAAGATATATTAGAAATTGCCTTGAGAGTGTGCAAGATATTGCTGATGAAATTGTTGTTGTCGATACGGGATCTACAGATAATACTAAAGCTATAGCTAATGATTTTGGGGCGAAAATTTTTGATTTTCCGTGGGTTGATGATTTCAGTGCAGCAAGGAACTTTTCGTTGGAAAAAGCAACAGGTGATTGGGTTTTACTTTTAGATGCTGATGAAGAATTAGATGTTAGTAGCAAGGATAAAGTGTTGGAGCTAGTTAATAAAAATGAAAATGTTGCTTATTTAGTCAATGTAATTAATTTCCTGGATTTTACAAAACAAAGAACAGTTACAGCCAAAAGAATGCTTTTATTTCCTATGCGAGCTGAACCATACTTTATTAATCCTATTCACGAGCAACTACGTTTCAAAAAAAATGTTGAAATTAGAGATAGTACCATTATTATAAAACACTACGGTTATATTCCAGAAACTGTTTCTACTAAAAAGAAAAGTGAGCGGAATATATCAATTCTTAAAAAAATAGCCAATAACTCTGTTGAAAATATTAATGTTGAAATTAAAGCATTCAATTATTACAATCTTGGTGTAGAGTATTATAGAAAACAAGAATACGAAAAAGCTTTACAAAATTTCCAAAAGTCTTTTTTATTGATACGTAAAAAAGAACCAGGCTTTAAGTATGCTTTAATTTGGCATATTGTTAATTCATTAATAAATTTAAAAAAATTTCAAGAGGCTTTAAAGGTTATTGAAGATGCCGAACAGTTATATCCTTGGTATGTTGATTTAGTGTATTTTAAAGGAGTTGTTTATTATAGTCAAAGAAGCTATAAGAAAGCTATTGAAACTTTTATGAAATGTCTCGAAATTGGTGAAAGCTTAGAAACTTCAATATTTCATTATGATGGTACTGGTTCTTATTTAGCAAGTTATGGAATTGGTAGTTGCGAAGAAGCTTTAGGCAATTATAATAAAGCTTTAGTTTTTTATGAAATGTCTTTGGCACAAAATTATATTTTAGCTGTAATCCCTATTTTGAAGTTGTAA
- a CDS encoding tetratricopeptide repeat protein, whose product MEEKEDKLLRKYKDYSFIIEKYVDFLFLKGDYERALKVVNSYLSDQTNKLIKEAELYLHLKKYEEAKEVIEKLEGQNLNENHLMIKTFLQILLNLSLKSKTEEIVWNMKKLTRAEEIKWQIIGKLLLAAFNSEVIKILKNDYEKYEEQLTFLMAKFLDLELFEAFEKIYNLFQKIEWIEGKNLKLGKLYFATRYYDSAVEELLASVEKGVADAEAFYLLGKIAHMRGLIEEAETFIKEAISREKQLSYYLYLIGLLQEKNDLKSTKEVLQEASTYYPDVEILKSALQVYSSL is encoded by the coding sequence TTGGAAGAAAAGGAAGATAAATTACTTCGAAAATATAAGGACTATTCTTTTATAATCGAAAAATACGTTGATTTTCTGTTTTTAAAAGGCGATTATGAAAGAGCTTTAAAGGTAGTAAATAGTTATTTGTCAGACCAAACGAACAAATTAATAAAAGAAGCTGAATTGTATCTTCATCTGAAAAAATATGAAGAAGCCAAAGAAGTCATAGAAAAACTTGAGGGTCAAAATTTAAATGAAAACCATTTAATGATTAAAACTTTTCTACAAATATTATTAAATTTAAGTCTTAAATCTAAAACTGAAGAAATAGTTTGGAATATGAAAAAACTTACTCGAGCAGAGGAAATAAAGTGGCAAATAATAGGTAAGTTGTTGCTTGCGGCATTTAACAGTGAGGTAATAAAAATTTTGAAAAACGACTATGAAAAGTATGAAGAGCAACTTACTTTTTTAATGGCAAAGTTTTTAGATTTAGAGTTATTTGAAGCATTTGAAAAAATTTATAATTTATTTCAAAAAATCGAATGGATTGAAGGGAAAAATTTAAAACTTGGCAAGCTGTACTTTGCTACAAGGTATTATGACAGTGCTGTGGAAGAATTGTTGGCTTCGGTTGAAAAAGGTGTTGCAGATGCGGAAGCTTTTTATCTCTTAGGGAAAATAGCCCATATGCGTGGTTTAATCGAGGAAGCTGAAACATTTATCAAAGAAGCAATAAGTAGGGAAAAGCAGTTAAGTTATTATTTATATCTAATTGGTTTATTACAAGAAAAAAACGATTTAAAATCTACAAAAGAAGTTTTGCAAGAAGCTTCGACGTACTATCCCGATGTTGAGATTTTAAAATCTGCGTTGCAAGTTTATAGTTCATTATAA
- a CDS encoding flagellar protein FlaG, which translates to MAGLVPPVNLGVNNGVNFQSIGIIVSADKKQELVGKNGLQSRDDVGLSESSDVKFLEKELQRLTKIVNSFTPTELKFEIHQASQELMVKVINAETKEVIREIPPHQVLEIVAEIKKLLGILVDTKI; encoded by the coding sequence ATGGCTGGCTTAGTTCCTCCGGTAAATTTAGGAGTGAATAATGGGGTTAATTTTCAATCGATAGGAATTATAGTAAGTGCGGATAAAAAACAGGAATTAGTAGGTAAGAATGGATTACAAAGTCGGGATGATGTAGGTTTATCAGAGAGCAGTGATGTAAAATTTTTAGAAAAAGAATTACAAAGATTGACAAAAATTGTAAACTCCTTTACTCCTACGGAATTAAAATTTGAAATCCATCAGGCCTCACAGGAGCTGATGGTAAAGGTAATTAATGCCGAGACCAAAGAAGTAATCAGGGAAATTCCGCCCCATCAGGTTTTAGAAATAGTGGCGGAGATCAAGAAACTTTTGGGAATACTGGTCGATACTAAAATTTAA
- the fliD gene encoding flagellar filament capping protein FliD — protein MPIQIGGLASGLDTNKIVEQLMQIERKPLERLEQRKANLEAVRKAWSEIKTKLSTLYSTLQSLQSASLYTSLTATSSDTTILTASAQSTAVKGSYTIEVQSVATSYVIGSNQQTSITATLNLNPTSFKIAIGGVVQKDSQGNDIVISIDSTDSLVSIRDKINNAKAGVTASIVDNRLLLTANVTGSANSISFTAVSGDALQALGIADANGNAVNVVQSGVDAKLIINGLTVIRSSNTISDAIYGVTLNVKKIGTVSVTVDNDTASIIEKIKTFVNQYNDLMNDLATKTAYDPNTKTKGVLQGDATAQQIMFQLRQIVGSAVSGLTDTATYNGKTVTLNSLMAIGISTSGKEATLSLDENKLTELIKQNAQAVGKIFTNTANNGIIDNLKPYVESLAVYATANGVHTDAILVTKDKSLADQLKYLQEQIDRFNDYLTRKEEELWNKFTQLEKVMSGLQAQSNWLAAQVSSLTGANKK, from the coding sequence ATGCCCATTCAAATTGGTGGTTTGGCTTCCGGGCTTGATACTAATAAAATTGTAGAGCAATTAATGCAGATTGAAAGAAAACCTCTGGAAAGATTAGAGCAGCGAAAAGCGAATTTAGAAGCAGTACGAAAAGCCTGGAGTGAAATAAAAACAAAGCTAAGCACGTTATACTCAACTCTGCAGTCGCTGCAGTCAGCGTCTCTCTACACTTCCCTTACCGCTACTTCTTCAGATACAACTATCCTTACAGCATCTGCTCAATCAACTGCTGTTAAAGGAAGCTATACCATAGAAGTGCAAAGTGTAGCTACCAGCTACGTTATTGGCTCAAACCAACAAACTTCTATTACAGCAACCTTAAACTTGAATCCAACTTCCTTTAAAATAGCAATTGGCGGGGTAGTGCAAAAAGACAGCCAGGGTAATGATATTGTTATCTCTATTGATTCTACCGATAGCTTGGTAAGTATTCGAGATAAAATAAATAATGCCAAGGCCGGCGTTACTGCTTCAATTGTTGATAATAGACTTTTATTAACAGCCAATGTTACCGGGTCAGCTAACTCGATATCTTTTACGGCAGTAAGCGGTGATGCCTTACAAGCATTGGGAATTGCTGATGCCAATGGTAATGCGGTTAATGTTGTTCAGTCAGGTGTCGATGCTAAATTGATTATTAACGGCTTAACGGTGATTCGCAGTTCGAATACAATTAGTGACGCCATATACGGCGTAACCCTTAATGTAAAAAAAATCGGGACTGTTAGTGTTACTGTTGATAACGATACTGCTTCCATCATTGAGAAAATAAAAACTTTTGTAAACCAGTATAATGATTTAATGAACGATTTAGCAACAAAAACTGCTTATGACCCCAATACCAAAACAAAAGGAGTTTTGCAGGGAGATGCTACGGCCCAGCAAATTATGTTTCAATTAAGACAAATTGTGGGAAGTGCCGTTTCCGGTCTTACCGATACGGCAACTTACAATGGCAAGACGGTTACTTTAAATAGTTTAATGGCTATAGGCATATCTACTTCCGGAAAGGAAGCTACCTTATCTCTGGATGAAAATAAGCTTACGGAGCTTATCAAGCAAAATGCCCAAGCGGTAGGAAAAATTTTCACAAATACTGCCAATAATGGAATAATCGATAATTTAAAACCATACGTTGAAAGCCTGGCGGTTTATGCTACTGCAAATGGAGTTCATACTGATGCCATTTTGGTAACTAAAGATAAGTCACTTGCTGACCAATTGAAATATCTTCAAGAGCAAATTGATCGCTTTAACGATTATTTAACGCGCAAAGAAGAAGAACTGTGGAATAAATTTACGCAGCTTGAAAAAGTGATGTCCGGTTTGCAGGCCCAGAGCAATTGGTTGGCGGCCCAGGTAAGTAGCTTAACAGGAGCTAACAAGAAATAG
- the fliS gene encoding flagellar export chaperone FliS → MNNPYAQYQTQNIATAPPEKLLIMLYDGAIKFLKQGLKALDEKKYDDFSYYISRTQDIISELMVTLDMDYEISKNLYQLYDYFMYRLIHGNVKKDRQSIEEVQKHLEELRETWVQAAAAKEKATI, encoded by the coding sequence ATGAATAATCCCTATGCTCAATACCAAACGCAAAATATCGCTACCGCTCCACCAGAAAAATTGTTAATCATGCTTTATGACGGTGCGATTAAATTTTTAAAACAAGGGCTTAAAGCCTTGGATGAGAAAAAATACGATGACTTTAGCTATTATATAAGCCGCACGCAGGACATAATTTCCGAATTAATGGTTACTTTGGATATGGATTACGAAATATCCAAAAACCTTTACCAGCTTTATGATTACTTTATGTACCGGCTAATTCATGGAAATGTCAAGAAAGACCGCCAAAGTATCGAAGAAGTGCAAAAACATTTGGAAGAACTGAGAGAAACCTGGGTTCAAGCAGCTGCTGCTAAAGAGAAAGCTACAATTTAA
- the flgB gene encoding flagellar basal body rod protein FlgB has translation MDLFGGVTYNLLKLGIDAATIRQQAIAHNIANVNTPGYRKEVVVFEEKVQEFLNQKKGNFSLKTTHPRHLTAKGFSLPFAEIKRENSTAMRIDKNNVDIETEMVDLAYNQLYYETAVERLKGTLASLEMVITGGRR, from the coding sequence ATGGACCTTTTTGGAGGGGTTACCTACAACCTTTTGAAACTGGGGATTGATGCTGCAACAATCCGCCAGCAGGCGATTGCCCATAACATTGCCAACGTCAATACTCCAGGATACCGGAAGGAAGTAGTGGTGTTTGAGGAAAAGGTTCAGGAATTTTTAAACCAAAAAAAAGGTAATTTTTCTTTAAAAACTACCCATCCTCGCCATCTAACGGCCAAAGGGTTCAGTTTACCTTTTGCAGAAATTAAGCGAGAAAATTCTACTGCCATGAGAATTGACAAGAATAACGTGGACATCGAAACGGAAATGGTAGATTTGGCATATAACCAGCTTTATTATGAAACGGCTGTGGAGCGGTTAAAAGGCACCCTTGCTTCTTTAGAAATGGTGATTACCGGTGGAAGGAGGTAA
- the flgC gene encoding flagellar basal body rod protein FlgC has protein sequence MAFFSSFQITASALTAHRLWLDTIVDNIANANTTRTPAGGTYNRKDVIFEEILEAKAGFKGGGVRVSQIVEDTKTPYRYVFNPNHPDADPNTGLVKYPNVNINDEIVNLLAAQRAYEANVTVFNTAKAMYAKALELSR, from the coding sequence ATGGCATTTTTTAGTTCTTTCCAAATAACCGCTTCGGCCCTTACCGCCCACCGTTTATGGCTGGATACGATAGTTGATAACATTGCCAATGCCAATACTACCCGGACGCCTGCAGGTGGTACCTACAATCGAAAAGACGTGATTTTTGAGGAAATCCTGGAGGCAAAGGCCGGGTTTAAAGGCGGCGGGGTCAGGGTCAGTCAGATTGTAGAAGATACCAAAACTCCCTACCGCTATGTCTTTAATCCTAACCATCCCGATGCGGATCCCAATACCGGTTTAGTAAAATATCCCAACGTTAATATCAACGATGAGATAGTAAATTTACTGGCCGCTCAGAGGGCGTACGAAGCCAATGTTACGGTATTCAATACGGCTAAAGCCATGTATGCGAAGGCTCTCGAGCTCAGCCGTTAG
- the fliE gene encoding flagellar hook-basal body complex protein FliE, whose amino-acid sequence MLLNNSAQSTKTLDFEKKLAEALDKVNEKQLKAEQATQDFLAGKVDDIHQVLILAQEAKLSLELAVEVRNKIVEAYQEISRMQI is encoded by the coding sequence ATCCTACTTAATAACTCGGCACAATCAACAAAAACTTTAGATTTTGAAAAGAAACTTGCTGAGGCTTTAGATAAAGTTAACGAAAAACAGCTGAAAGCCGAGCAAGCGACCCAGGATTTTTTAGCCGGGAAAGTGGATGATATTCACCAGGTTTTAATTTTAGCCCAGGAAGCTAAATTGAGTTTGGAATTAGCGGTGGAGGTTCGCAACAAAATAGTTGAGGCCTATCAGGAAATTAGCCGGATGCAGATTTAA
- the fliF gene encoding flagellar basal-body MS-ring/collar protein FliF, with product MDFQSLLASIKERFQNLSSFQKRAYGILILTAVLSLLLGYIFLGRPSYTPLATGLDAKEAGAIAEKLKEWKINYKLGDEGTTILVPKSQVYEARIKLASAGVLETNSGIGFELFDQTKLGASDFENQVNYQRALQEELRRTIVQLDAVEDARVHLVLPEKSVFISEEKPATASILLKLKPLKKLTPQEIKGIIYLVANSVEGLKPENVQVVDTYGNVLSDQVDLSSSLSAQSGRQQEMKKQFETELTNRINNLLTTILGPGKAVVSINADLDFNQEETTSQIALPGPLVSEQGSKEVVYGSPGASGTVGTGPNTNQNYPYINGSTNGEVQVKEDFTRNYQVGQTVYKLVKAPGTVKRLSAAIAIDSGVPAADVNKIRDIVAAAMGYDQNRGDQIIINTITFDKTLAKQMEEQQAQAQKEQQARQALYKWLAIGAGALVFLSIIVFFGIRRFRKKPAAVADISPRAPVGVSELEAAAAAERGPGIIVREMTAEPIVIQKVQSDIEKIKSLVDKNPDEVAMVLRAWLTDE from the coding sequence ATGGATTTTCAGAGCCTCCTGGCAAGTATAAAGGAACGTTTCCAAAATTTAAGCAGCTTTCAAAAGCGGGCTTACGGGATTTTAATACTTACGGCGGTACTGTCGTTGTTGCTCGGGTATATTTTTTTGGGACGTCCCAGTTATACTCCTTTGGCTACCGGTTTAGATGCCAAAGAAGCGGGAGCCATTGCGGAAAAGTTGAAGGAATGGAAAATAAATTACAAGCTTGGCGATGAGGGGACAACGATTTTGGTTCCCAAAAGTCAAGTGTATGAGGCCCGGATTAAACTGGCCAGTGCCGGGGTGTTAGAAACCAACAGCGGTATTGGTTTTGAATTATTTGACCAGACCAAGTTGGGTGCCAGTGATTTTGAAAACCAGGTTAACTACCAGCGAGCGCTGCAGGAGGAGCTACGGCGGACAATTGTGCAGTTGGATGCGGTGGAGGATGCCCGTGTTCATTTAGTCCTTCCCGAAAAAAGCGTTTTTATCTCCGAGGAAAAACCGGCAACCGCCAGCATTTTGCTGAAATTAAAGCCCCTAAAAAAATTAACGCCGCAAGAGATAAAAGGGATAATTTACCTGGTAGCGAACAGTGTAGAAGGTTTAAAGCCGGAAAATGTTCAGGTAGTGGATACATACGGAAATGTGCTCTCTGACCAGGTGGATTTAAGCTCAAGTTTATCAGCGCAATCCGGACGTCAGCAAGAAATGAAAAAGCAGTTTGAAACGGAGTTAACAAATCGAATTAATAACCTGCTCACCACTATTTTAGGTCCTGGAAAGGCAGTAGTTAGTATCAATGCTGATCTGGATTTTAACCAGGAAGAAACTACCTCCCAGATCGCTCTCCCTGGGCCGCTGGTCAGCGAACAGGGGAGCAAAGAAGTGGTTTACGGAAGCCCTGGTGCTTCCGGAACGGTTGGGACGGGACCAAACACCAATCAAAATTATCCCTACATCAATGGCAGTACGAACGGCGAAGTTCAGGTTAAAGAAGACTTTACCCGCAATTATCAGGTTGGACAAACCGTCTATAAATTGGTCAAGGCACCGGGGACGGTGAAGCGGTTATCCGCCGCTATTGCTATCGATTCGGGGGTGCCGGCGGCGGACGTAAATAAAATCCGGGACATCGTAGCGGCGGCCATGGGCTATGACCAAAACCGCGGCGACCAGATAATTATCAACACCATTACCTTTGATAAAACATTGGCAAAACAAATGGAAGAACAGCAGGCGCAAGCTCAGAAGGAACAGCAGGCAAGACAAGCATTGTATAAATGGCTTGCCATAGGGGCCGGGGCCCTGGTTTTTCTTAGCATTATAGTATTTTTTGGGATACGCCGTTTTCGGAAAAAACCTGCGGCAGTTGCGGACATTTCCCCCAGAGCTCCGGTTGGAGTCAGTGAGCTGGAAGCTGCGGCTGCGGCCGAAAGAGGTCCTGGGATTATTGTAAGAGAAATGACTGCTGAACCGATAGTAATCCAGAAAGTTCAATCGGATATCGAAAAAATAAAATCGCTGGTGGACAAAAATCCGGATGAAGTTGCGATGGTACTGCGAGCCTGGCTGACGGACGAGTAA